A single window of Rhizophagus irregularis chromosome 28, complete sequence DNA harbors:
- a CDS encoding uncharacterized protein (MEROPS:MER0043475), with the protein MRSQKIFRTALLIADTPHPNIVEKYGDYYTQFTKFLQKGVVSSKKQIALDIKPYDVTKKEYPSEQELLDTEGIVITGSAASAHEDIPWINSLVEFVSSVIEKRPEVRMVGICFGHQIIARARGGQVIKNPLGWEVAVTEVSLTDIGKEILKTNRKSVRLQEMHKDIVSSIPPEFSNIGFTEICPIQGMIKDDHVLTFQAHPEFDSGVVKEIVNLRRDKRIFSSELAQKYLTAADYDVDDAWVGQKCVEFLTGGIEPGVIDS; encoded by the exons ATGCGAtcgcaaaaaatttttaggacGGCTCTTCTTATTGCTGATACGCCACATCCAAACATCGTAGAGAAATATGGAGACTATTATACTcaattcacaaaatttttacaaaaaggTGTTGTTTCtagtaaaaaacaaattgCTTTGGATATTAAACCTTATGACGTAACAAAAAAGGAATATCCCAGTGAACAAGAATTACTCGATACCGAAGGAATAGTTATTACCGGTTCCG CCGCGTCAGCACATGAAGATATTCCTTGGATTAATAGTTTAGTTGAATTTGTAAGCTCAGTTATAGAAAAACGTCCAGAAGTTAGGATGGTTGGAATTTGTTTCGGACATCAGATTATTGCCAGGGCAAGAGGTGGTCAAGTTATTAAGAATCCCTTAGGTTGGGag GTTGCAGTCACGGAGGTTTCTTTAACAGATATTGGAAAGGAAATTCTTAAGACTAATAGAAAAAGTGTG cGACTTCAAGAAATGCATAAA gatatTGTTTCTAGTATTCCTCCAGAGTTTTCCAATATTGGTTTTACTGAAATATGTCCTATCCAAGGAATGATCAAAGATGATCACGTGCTCACATTTCAGGCACATCCAGAATTTGATAGTGGCGTAGTcaaagaaattgttaatttacGTCGGGACAAGCGGATTTTCTCTTCTGAACTTGCACAAAAGTATTTGACAGCAGCAGATTATGATGTTGATGATGCATGGGTTGGTCAAAAATGTGTTGAATTCTTGACag GTGGAATTGAACCAGGCGTCATTGATAGTTAA